The following are encoded together in the Lathyrus oleraceus cultivar Zhongwan6 chromosome 3, CAAS_Psat_ZW6_1.0, whole genome shotgun sequence genome:
- the LOC127126420 gene encoding uncharacterized protein LOC127126420, with protein MGSTSEDFSVVVLASDFAVDARPFLFHDEEQQEEESWHDCSQYLSPDEDFSDLEQLQFITLQGSDKSGARILRIVGKHYPATVVSAERLKRYVFHKIFSELPDGPFCIVYMHSTVQKEDNSPGMTILRWIYEELPDDFKDRLQTMYFIHPGLRSRLVIATLGRFFLSGGLYWKIKYINRLQYLWDDIKKGEIEIPEFVQQHDDILEDRPLTDYGIEPDPFHLTGMPSTSYSFGKYEERWAGRNHISEYQ; from the exons ATGGGTAGCACATCGGAGGATTTTTCGGTGGTAGTGTTAGCTTCCGATTTCGCCGTAGATGCTCGACCTTTCCTTTTCCACGACGAAGAACAACAAGAAGAAGAGAGTTGGCACGATTGTTCTCAGTATCTTTCCCCCGACGAAGACTTCTCCGATCTAGAACAATTACAATTCATTACTCTCCAAGGCTCCGACAAGAGCGGCGCTCGCATTCTCCGCATCGTTGGGAAGCACTATCCCG CCACAGTTGTGAGTGCAGAGCGGCTGAAGAGGTATGTCTTTCACAAAATATTCAGTGAATTGCCGGACGGGCCATTTTGCATTGTTTACATGCACAGCACTGTTCAAAAGGAGGATAATTCTCCTGGGATGACCATCTTGAGGTGGATTTATGAAGAACTTCCAGATGATTTTAAGGACAGGCTTCAAACTATGTACTTCATCCACCCTGGACTTCGTTCCAGGCTAGTCATAGCCACTCTCGGCAGGTTTTTCTTGAGTGGGGG ATTATATTGGAAGATCAAGTACATTAACCGCCTTCAGTACCTTTGGGATGATATAAAGAAAGGAGAGATTGAGATACCCGAATTTGTACAACAGCATGATGATATTTTGGAGGATAGGCCACTCACTGATTATGGAATTGAGCCCGACCCGTTTCACTTGACTGGGATGCCTTCAACTTCATACTCATTTGGAAAATATGAAGAGAGATGGGCAGGAAGAAATCATATCTCTGAGTATCAATGA